A single genomic interval of Seriola aureovittata isolate HTS-2021-v1 ecotype China chromosome 10, ASM2101889v1, whole genome shotgun sequence harbors:
- the LOC130176210 gene encoding uncharacterized protein LOC130176210: MEQGCVAGLYQSLGMSVGAEFSSEDVSLLFRKVFHSPSSTDEAHGAMKKIAGGDKSWSCVGENVFDVLLEMEREREKKEQMYWDLQLLNAGNLNSPYAMDKPVIINPQVLNCVHQSTDPNSFKKAYNSDTGSLHSCTIDADSLQTGRLAGKNELHGSVRGVKRLKKAARQCWIRLASEGVQSILHSPWQGQSLRVKGQAWGCVSLSDVLLLVEVKYDVMTHLLYTEMLQEHHTPRVWETLLPWQRHKEEEELEDLAEEALESGDMLFLADLPGAFRIYRFCLGASFRSCPDSREQSWSAASLLYEIHTCRQHERDTLTVLGERLDGESLRLLCLFIRMATLRAQREKLSYSALLAARQSWDTWPHVSSPCRAEQAALWLRGEEEEQRNKDFISLSPQQAVLQLLVLTQEQERKILVNLVHGVSLEDFQGPGCTVPPKEDSHKITVLRNGCIKRLRQIHASLQTHNETQTPLEEMNSQPQPRMQAHICSKLAVWSQHQLEDCALLLLTHFLELQEVQASTVLPVLMDKSAQHVQVLRDEYESELQAQRYTNLLQLLISDDPLTSSSMLIPNPNLITLNTENSSKEQKKDQSCSSGAVEAQDIGAGPGGIVSVRGMDKEGNGVQAADVTDKQDVCTGCETVMEEIPYLEILCASAATSTNHQSLTVEGGHQEEEEGSATRSPQNYEKQGSLITLAWSKPPVDDTDYDTEAADGGTGQSQDSESSLRIQVQPSDISSTAEYTQCEEPSGESHDEELKPTLTESGSMCQHNAQSAEKGGQLSWEERSAVDLPQRGDVSERDLKTHALVMETLQADLCSGLTNKTAEAGRDAVEVEIGPSTTESDLWDLRGPEPTHTEDQKYNSQATFECGLAERGAMREATLMERERVREPVSAMERERTMRNLVDMQKKVEQRQQRDRERQLLRVQERLSIIQNRKAEEDLLGLKHTDRLKHLTQDLPQEDKTQQKTVVRERLEQLRRERSYVMQSKRDRNTTGFKELLGPVALHNRETEDGAD, from the exons ATGGAGCAG gGTTGTGTCGCTGGTCTGTACCAGTCTCTGGGTATGTCTGTCGGAGCAGAGTTTTCCTCTGAAGATGTGAGTCTCCTCTTCCGCAAAGTGTTTCACAGTCCCTCCAGCACTGATGAAGCACACGGTGCTATGAAGAAG aTTGCAGGAGGTGACAAAAGCTGGTCCTGTGTTGGTGAAAACGTTTTTGACGTTCTCTTAGAAATggaaagggagagggaaaagaaggaACAG ATGTACTGGGACCtccagctgctaaatgctggaAATCTCAATTCTCCCTATGCGATGGACAAGCCAGTTATCATCAATCCTCAGGTGCTGAATTGCGTGCACCAAAGCACAGACCCAAATTCCTTCAAAAAGGCTTACAACTCAGATACAGGATCCTTACACTCGTGCACAATTGACGCAGACAGTTTACAG acGGGAAGACTAGCGGGGAAAAATGAGCTGCATGGGAGTGTGAGGGGTGTGAAGAGGCTTAAGAAAGCAGCCAGGCAGTGCTGGATCAG ATTGGCGTCAGAGGGTGTGCAAAGCATACTGCACTCTCCCTGGCAGGGCCAAAGCttaagggtcaaaggtcaggctTGGGGCTGTGTCTCCCTGTCAGACGTCCTACTCTTGGTGGAAGTGAAATATGATGTTATGACCCACTTGCTTTATACAGAAATGCTTCAGGAGCACCATA CTCCGCGTGTCTGGGAAACCTTGCTGCCATGGCAACGAcacaaggaggaagaggagctggaggatcTTGCAGAGGAGGCTTTGGAGTCAGGTGACATGCTGTTTTTGGCTGATCTGCCAGGAGCATTCAGGATATACAG GTTCTGTCTGGGTGCATCTTTTAGAAGCTGCCCTGACTCCAGGGAGCAGTCCTGGTCTGCCGCTTCGCTCCTGTATGAGATACACACATGTCGTCAACATGAAAGGGACACATTGACAGTCCTGGGAGAGAG GCTAGATGGGGAGAGCCTGAGACTGCTGTGTCTGTTCATCAGGATGGCAACTctcagagctcagagagaaaaactgtcCTACAGTGCTCTTCTGGCAGCAAGGCAGTCCTGGGATACATG GCCACATGTCAGCAGTCCATGCCGAGCAGAGCAAGCTGCTCTGTGGCTGCGtggtgaggaggaagagcaacGAAACAAAGACTTTATTTCACTATCACCGCAGCAG GCCGTGCTGCAGTTGCTGGTGCTGACTCAGGAACAGGAGAGAAAGATCCTCGTCAATTTGGTACATGGGGTCTCCCTAGAGGATTTTCAAGGGCCAGGTTGCACAGTGCCTCCAAAAGAGG ATAGTCATAAGATAACTGTTTTAAGGAATGGCTGTATAAAAAGGCTGAGACAAATCCATGCCAGCTTGCAGACACACAATGAGACTCAAACCCCCTTAGAAGAAATGAACTCTCAGCCCCAGCCCCGCATGCAGGCCCACATATGCAGTAAACTGGCAGTGTGGTCCCAACACCAGCTGGAAGATTGTGCCTTGCTCCTCTTGACTCATTTCCTGGAGCTCCAGGAGGTCCAAGCTTCTACGGTACTTCCAGTATTGATGGACAAG AGTGCACAGCATGTCCAAGTTCTGCGAGATGAGTATGAATCTGAACTTCAAGCGCAGCGCTACACCAACCTACTCCAACTCCTGATCTCAGATGACCCTCTTACTTCAAGTTCTATGCTCATCCCTAATCCAAACTTGATAACACTGAATACTGAAAACAGCAGTAAGGAGCAAAAGAAAGATCAGTCCTGCAGCTCTGGAGCAGTGGAGGCCCAGGACATCGGTGCTGGGCCGGGTGGaattgtttcagtcagaggGATGGACAAAGAAGGAAATGGAGTCCAAGCTGCTGATGTGACTGACAAACAGGATGTCTGTACAG GTTGTGAAACAGTCATGGAGGAGATACCCTACTTGGAGATCTTGTGTGCCTCAGCTGCAACGAGTACAAATCATCAGAGTCTCACTGTAGAAGGAGGACaccaagaggaagaagagggtaGTGCAACAAGGAGCCCCCAGAATTATGAGAAACAAGGCTCTTTGATAACTCTTGCTTGGAGCAAACCACCAGTGGATGACACTGACTATGACACAGAGGCTGCAGATGGAGGCACAGGACAGAGCCAGGACAGTGAGAGCAGTTTGAGGATCCAAGTCCAGCCCAGTGACATAAGCAGCACAGCTGAATACACACAGTGTGAGGAACCTTCTGGAGAAAGCCATGATGAGGAGTTGAAACCCACTTTGACTGAGTCTGGTTCCATGTGTCAGCATAATGCACAGTCTGCAGAGAAAGGAGGACAG CTGTCCTGGGAGGAGAGGTCAGCGGTTGATCTACCACAGAGGGGAGATGTGTCTGAACGTGACCTGAAAACCCATGCTTTGGTAATGGAGACCCTGCAAGCTGACCTCTGCTCTGGACTGACCAATAAGACGGCTGAGGCTGGGAGAGATGCGGTTGAGGTGGAAATTGGTCCCAGCACAACAGAGTCAGACCTGTGGGACCTAAGAGGGCCTGAACCCACTCACACTGAAGATCAGAAATATAATTCACAAGCCACA tttGAGTGTGGCCTCGCAGAGAGGGGGGCAATGCGGGAGGCCacactgatggagagagagcgagtAAGAGAACCAGTCTCAgcaatggagagagagagaacaatgcGCAACCTGGTGGACATGCAGAAGAAGGTCgaacagaggcagcagagagacagagagagacaactGCTGAGG GTTCAGGAACGTCTGTCCATCATCCAAAACAGAAAGGCAGAGGAAGACCTGCTTGGCCTGAAGCATACCGACAGGTTAAAGCACCTCACACAAGATCTACCACAG GAGGACAAGACCCAGCAGAAAACGGTTGTCAGAGAGCGACTGGAGCAGCTGAGAAGAGAGCGTTCTTATGTCATGCAGTCCAAACGAGACAG AAATACCACAGGATTTAAGGAACTCCTGGGTCCAGTTGCCCTccacaacagagaaacagaggatgGAGCAGACTGA